A window from Bacteroidota bacterium encodes these proteins:
- a CDS encoding PBP1A family penicillin-binding protein, with amino-acid sequence MPNRWWHEDHEESAPNGGLDEPLIETNEDAEQRDRKRRSLHRWEIVVGSIFIGFLLAGVWLWIAVSKGMPTLDQLENPHPEIATRLISADGERLDQYFIKNRTTVDLKSVPRYVVAALIATEDRDFYHHWGINIWGNIRAAWTDLITLSPRQGASTITQQLARNLYLSQEKSILRKLREMASAVQIERSHTKNEILAMYLNVAYFGRGAYGIEAASQVYFGKDVSHLLPQEGAYLIGLLKGPENYDPDDDYDHAVARRNTVLDNMADAKYITRYQAGEFKATPLRVQDAKGYEGIAPHFVEMIRQELTKQPELQGYDLYRDGLVVYTTLNATMQRAANKAVLEHIAEYQQNVVDKRWNWAAHKGLLDTLLMKAAHARPEYRIAAGIPAKQSVERGLRADKAFVDSVKDAAIRMQCGFVCLDQSTGQILAMVGSSNFREARYGLNHVTQIVRQPGSAFKPIIYASCFEHGATPETSVSNEPISIPDGDHIWSPGNFEGESVGGYRTIRAALQYSVNLCAVHALLEITNLNDVTRMAKRLGIKSNIPPYPSIALGTAEVSPMELTSAYSTFANDGVRATPYAIVRVEDRNGKVIYRSHPEFENVLEPRICHMMTSALSDVVNAGTAARIRTLGFHFPAAGKTGTTQNFADAWFIGYTPHFTAGVWVGFDDKRVAFTGADGQGGRAAAPIWGLFMKYTYEALRPAIQYFVTSYSNTSSPNFPIQDHSGDTNGQGLEYMPKIDGGQHNPPSSDSVPGRKTFIDDTNAEEPSTIGQSQPHAQSFDRPSLDDSNSKQEKTLRAPSLNDTLTRALQKRER; translated from the coding sequence ATGCCGAATCGATGGTGGCACGAAGATCACGAGGAATCCGCTCCAAATGGGGGCTTGGATGAGCCATTGATCGAAACGAATGAGGATGCGGAACAGCGCGACCGGAAACGCCGAAGCCTGCACCGTTGGGAAATTGTCGTCGGCTCCATATTTATCGGATTTCTACTGGCTGGCGTCTGGCTTTGGATTGCTGTCAGTAAAGGCATGCCGACCCTGGACCAACTCGAAAATCCACATCCGGAGATTGCCACCCGGCTGATCAGTGCCGATGGTGAACGGCTCGATCAGTACTTCATCAAGAACCGGACGACCGTCGATCTGAAGTCAGTGCCTCGCTATGTCGTAGCGGCGCTGATCGCAACGGAGGACCGCGATTTTTATCACCACTGGGGCATTAACATCTGGGGCAATATCCGCGCGGCATGGACGGACCTCATCACGCTCTCGCCGCGACAAGGCGCGAGCACGATCACCCAACAATTGGCTCGGAATCTCTATCTCTCTCAGGAAAAGTCTATTCTACGCAAGCTGCGTGAAATGGCGAGCGCCGTACAGATCGAGCGGTCGCATACCAAAAATGAGATTCTCGCGATGTATCTGAACGTCGCGTACTTTGGCCGCGGCGCCTATGGGATCGAAGCAGCCAGCCAGGTATATTTTGGCAAAGATGTCAGTCATTTATTGCCACAAGAGGGCGCGTATCTTATTGGATTGCTCAAAGGTCCGGAAAATTACGATCCGGACGACGATTACGATCACGCGGTTGCGCGCCGGAACACCGTGCTCGATAACATGGCCGATGCAAAGTACATCACGCGCTATCAGGCCGGCGAGTTCAAAGCGACACCATTGCGCGTGCAGGATGCCAAAGGCTACGAAGGCATCGCGCCGCATTTCGTCGAGATGATCCGTCAGGAGCTGACGAAACAGCCGGAGCTTCAGGGATACGATCTCTACCGCGATGGACTCGTGGTGTACACGACGCTAAACGCGACCATGCAGCGCGCTGCGAACAAGGCCGTCCTGGAGCACATCGCTGAGTACCAGCAGAACGTGGTCGATAAACGATGGAATTGGGCAGCACATAAAGGCCTGCTCGATACACTCCTGATGAAAGCGGCCCATGCCCGCCCCGAGTATCGCATTGCAGCGGGCATTCCGGCAAAGCAAAGCGTCGAGCGCGGATTGCGCGCTGACAAAGCCTTCGTCGATAGTGTCAAAGATGCAGCCATTCGCATGCAGTGCGGATTTGTGTGTCTCGATCAGTCGACCGGTCAGATCCTCGCCATGGTCGGCAGTTCGAATTTCCGGGAGGCCCGCTACGGACTGAATCACGTTACGCAAATCGTTCGTCAGCCCGGCAGCGCATTCAAGCCGATCATTTATGCGTCCTGTTTCGAGCATGGCGCAACACCAGAGACTTCAGTCTCGAACGAGCCGATCTCGATTCCGGATGGCGATCACATTTGGTCGCCCGGAAATTTCGAAGGAGAGTCCGTCGGAGGCTACCGTACGATCCGAGCCGCGTTACAATATTCGGTGAATCTTTGTGCGGTACATGCTCTGCTCGAAATCACAAATCTGAACGATGTGACGCGCATGGCGAAGCGATTGGGCATCAAGTCGAACATCCCGCCTTATCCATCCATCGCGTTGGGCACCGCGGAAGTAAGTCCGATGGAGTTGACCAGCGCATACAGCACATTCGCCAACGATGGCGTCCGCGCGACACCCTATGCGATCGTTCGGGTCGAGGACCGGAACGGCAAAGTCATTTATCGTTCGCATCCGGAATTCGAAAATGTTCTGGAGCCGCGCATTTGCCACATGATGACATCGGCATTGAGCGATGTTGTTAATGCCGGCACGGCAGCGCGCATCCGCACACTCGGATTTCACTTTCCCGCCGCGGGCAAGACCGGTACGACACAGAATTTCGCTGATGCATGGTTCATCGGTTACACTCCACATTTTACTGCCGGCGTATGGGTCGGGTTCGATGATAAACGCGTAGCATTCACTGGGGCCGATGGACAGGGTGGTCGTGCCGCCGCGCCAATCTGGGGTTTGTTTATGAAGTATACCTACGAAGCACTCCGGCCTGCGATTCAATACTTCGTTACGAGTTACAGCAACACGAGCTCGCCGAACTTCCCCATTCAGGACCATTCCGGCGACACGAACGGACAGGGCCTGGAGTACATGCCGAAGATCGATGGTGGGCAGCACAATCCACCTTCCTCCGATTCGGTGCCGGGCCGCAAGACGTTCATTGATGATACGAATGCCGAAGAGCCATCAACGATCGGGCAATCCCAGCCGCACGCACAGAGTTTCGATCGTCCAAGCCTTGATGATAGTAATTCAAAACAGGAAAAGACCCTTCGTGCACCCTCGCTCAATGATACGCTGACACGAGCGTTGCAGAAGCGGGAACGGTAA
- the folE gene encoding GTP cyclohydrolase I FolE, producing the protein MGPAENEAESNPRIRELTRELLTEIGEDPERAGLWRTPHRVSAAWEYLTHGYTANIKKILNGAIFEEKYDEMVVVKDIDFFSMCEHHLLPFYGRAHIAYIPNGKIVGLSKLPRMVEVFARRLQTQERMTRQIADTIQEYLDPVGVAVVCEARHLCMMMRGVEKQNSVTTTSAMLGAFKEAQTRSEFMTLIGTKFL; encoded by the coding sequence ATGGGGCCGGCAGAGAACGAGGCTGAGTCAAACCCTCGCATCCGTGAACTCACCCGCGAATTGCTCACCGAGATTGGCGAAGACCCGGAGCGCGCCGGACTCTGGCGAACGCCCCACCGGGTTTCGGCCGCGTGGGAATACCTGACGCATGGATACACGGCAAATATTAAAAAAATCCTGAACGGCGCGATCTTCGAGGAAAAGTACGACGAAATGGTCGTCGTCAAAGACATTGACTTTTTCTCGATGTGCGAGCATCATCTGCTGCCATTCTACGGCCGGGCGCATATCGCGTATATTCCGAACGGGAAGATCGTCGGTCTTTCGAAGCTCCCGCGCATGGTGGAAGTGTTCGCACGGCGACTTCAGACGCAGGAGCGGATGACGCGGCAGATTGCCGATACGATCCAGGAATATCTCGATCCCGTTGGTGTTGCAGTCGTTTGTGAAGCGCGACATCTGTGCATGATGATGCGCGGTGTCGAAAAACAAAATTCGGTCACAACGACAAGCGCGATGCTCGGCGCATTCAAGGAAGCTCAAACCCGGTCGGAGTTCATGACTCTGATCGGGACAAAATTTCTGTAA
- a CDS encoding UDP-2,3-diacylglucosamine diphosphatase gives MGQKKLQFTIQPAPFSLRYYFISDVHLGYGPREEDRAREGRLLTLLDKILDEAIRGEAGGVFVVGDLFDSWFDFAHVIPRRHVRTIAALARIADRVPVEYLMGNHDFGHRDFFEEELSIPLHRMDIRRELLGKRFYIAHGDGKAANDTGYLFLRKLLRSPFAQAAYKIIHPDLGIPFAEWISGRSRLHTDARNALKKYDGLRQFAENILMNREADYVVMGHKHDPAIISAHGGTYINLGDWLRSYTYGVFDEAGFRIENAP, from the coding sequence ATGGGGCAAAAAAAATTGCAATTCACGATACAACCTGCTCCTTTTTCTTTGAGATATTACTTCATTAGTGATGTGCACTTGGGCTATGGTCCTCGGGAGGAAGACCGAGCCCGGGAAGGCCGTTTGCTTACGTTGCTCGACAAAATTCTCGATGAAGCTATTCGTGGTGAAGCCGGTGGCGTCTTTGTCGTTGGCGATTTATTCGATTCCTGGTTCGATTTTGCCCATGTGATCCCGCGACGGCATGTGCGCACCATTGCCGCACTGGCACGGATCGCTGACCGGGTGCCGGTCGAGTATCTGATGGGCAATCATGATTTCGGGCATCGGGACTTTTTCGAAGAGGAATTGTCGATTCCGCTTCATCGCATGGATATTCGCCGCGAATTGCTTGGAAAACGCTTTTATATTGCCCATGGCGATGGCAAGGCCGCGAACGACACCGGTTATCTTTTCTTGCGCAAACTTTTACGGAGTCCCTTTGCGCAGGCGGCCTATAAGATCATACATCCGGACCTCGGCATTCCCTTTGCCGAATGGATATCCGGGCGCTCGCGACTTCATACGGATGCCCGCAATGCGCTCAAGAAATATGATGGTCTCCGACAATTCGCGGAGAACATCCTTATGAATCGCGAAGCGGATTATGTGGTCATGGGCCACAAGCATGATCCTGCGATCATTTCCGCACACGGCGGAACGTACATTAATCTTGGCGATTGGCTCCGCAGTTATACCTACGGGGTCTTTGACGAAGCGGGATTTCGGATCGAGAATGCTCCTTGA
- a CDS encoding glutaredoxin family protein gives MPSQPNKLPILQFITKEGGCSLCEEAFEEVESAKDYVDFEVEIVKLREGDSDWERYKNDFPVILIDGKFAFRHRTTRDLLIRKLQPKPKWKFWSRNQ, from the coding sequence ATGCCATCGCAACCAAATAAGCTGCCGATACTCCAGTTCATCACAAAAGAAGGCGGCTGCTCGCTCTGCGAGGAAGCCTTCGAAGAGGTCGAGTCCGCGAAAGACTACGTCGATTTCGAAGTTGAAATCGTGAAGCTCCGCGAGGGCGATAGCGATTGGGAGCGTTACAAAAACGACTTCCCGGTGATTCTGATCGATGGCAAATTTGCATTCCGACACCGCACGACACGGGACCTTCTGATTCGAAAGCTGCAGCCAAAACCGAAGTGGAAGTTTTGGTCACGGAATCAATGA
- a CDS encoding DUF3501 family protein, with protein sequence MPITLTDILDIAQYEKIRPELRKRVIEEKRHRRVQVGPVMTFVFENRMTVQFQIQEMLRTERLVHDEAIQHEIDTYSKLLPSRNELSATLLVEITEKEKIKPTLDSLVGLTENSIFLVIGEWEIATQFDEEQSEEGRISAVQYVRWHLTDQDVERIRFGQSDVSLIVRHPNYRFATQLTNEQRESIARDLSEPV encoded by the coding sequence ATGCCCATCACCCTCACTGACATTCTTGACATCGCCCAATACGAAAAGATCCGACCGGAACTGCGCAAACGCGTAATCGAGGAGAAGCGGCACCGGCGGGTGCAGGTCGGCCCGGTCATGACGTTCGTCTTCGAGAACCGGATGACGGTGCAATTCCAGATTCAGGAAATGCTGCGCACGGAGCGGCTCGTGCATGACGAGGCAATCCAGCACGAGATTGATACATACAGCAAACTCCTGCCCTCCCGGAATGAGCTATCGGCAACGCTTCTCGTCGAGATTACAGAAAAAGAGAAGATCAAGCCGACACTCGATTCGCTCGTGGGCCTGACGGAAAATAGCATTTTCCTCGTAATTGGCGAATGGGAGATCGCGACGCAGTTTGATGAGGAGCAGTCCGAAGAAGGGCGCATCAGCGCCGTCCAGTATGTTCGATGGCACCTCACCGATCAGGATGTCGAGCGCATTCGCTTTGGACAGAGTGATGTAAGCCTGATCGTCCGGCATCCGAATTATCGTTTCGCGACCCAGCTTACGAACGAACAACGCGAGTCGATTGCGCGAGATCTTTCGGAGCCAGTGTAA
- a CDS encoding DUF433 domain-containing protein, with translation MDYRDRITIEPGKRSGKPCIRGLRITVYDVLDYMASGMTNEEILADFPDLEPEDFQACLAFAADRERQIMGLAA, from the coding sequence ATGGACTACAGGGACCGCATCACGATCGAACCGGGTAAGCGTAGCGGCAAGCCATGTATTCGTGGGCTACGCATTACCGTATATGATGTGCTCGACTATATGGCTTCGGGCATGACGAATGAAGAGATTCTTGCCGATTTCCCCGACCTCGAGCCAGAAGATTTCCAGGCCTGTTTGGCGTTTGCCGCCGATAGAGAGCGTCAGATTATGGGACTCGCAGCATGA
- a CDS encoding 6-carboxytetrahydropterin synthase gives MVYVTRKAHFSAAHRLFNPKFSDAENERIFDKCNNPRGHGHNYIVEVTVAGEPDPETGYVIDLKRLAALMEEHVIGRFDHKHLNYDVPELEGIIPTAENIALKVWDLLEPQITDGHLHSVRIAESDNNYAEYRGAPMKH, from the coding sequence ATGGTATACGTCACCCGTAAGGCGCATTTCTCCGCGGCGCACCGGCTCTTCAACCCGAAGTTCAGCGATGCCGAGAATGAACGCATCTTCGATAAATGCAACAACCCTCGCGGGCATGGGCACAACTACATCGTCGAAGTAACGGTGGCCGGCGAGCCAGACCCGGAAACTGGATATGTCATCGATCTGAAGCGGCTTGCGGCTCTGATGGAAGAGCATGTTATTGGCCGGTTCGATCACAAGCACCTGAATTACGATGTGCCCGAGCTTGAAGGGATTATCCCAACGGCCGAGAATATCGCGCTGAAAGTTTGGGATCTGCTGGAACCGCAGATTACAGACGGTCATCTTCATTCGGTTCGAATTGCCGAGAGCGATAATAATTACGCGGAATATCGCGGCGCTCCCATGAAGCATTAA
- a CDS encoding DUF1501 domain-containing protein translates to MKRRDFLKTGLKLGVAVNTLPVLIGGRPVRALGRSPLRRALETTSANNNKVLVIVQLQGGNDGLNCLVPYTDSLYKQLRPTLGLDKTADNLLVLPDHNTLAFHGAMTGLSTLYAESKVAILQNVGYATPSLSHFRGTDIWNTATDPSIYASTGWIGRYLLSQNPGYPPQTIPSGSWPLAVEFGNALSNLFLAQTGGMGVAINQMPTASNPSTHHYDAIPPNPTTQYNELAYVRIIQEETEIYAQTIGGRSVSSNNVTYPTGNALATDFAGIAQMIKSQIDLGQVQTKIYLVTQGSYDTHSNELTGQAKLLGALSDALLAFQQDLEAFGIADQVAIMTYSEFGRRPKENGSGTDHGTAAPHFVISTQVIPGVHGSDPKLDTNSLIAGNLAYDPQHEFRNVYTTMLNEWLMEGGSQTQIDSDIRSILTADTNGTYSTNSNWTSLGIFKAQPQQAVAADPNAMGLTLMENYPNPASGLTTIEYALPASGPVELGIFSTSGAELERIIDQRQEAGLQRVSFNTSRLASGAYIYRLKTATGEIAQRMIVEH, encoded by the coding sequence ATGAAACGTCGCGATTTTCTTAAGACAGGACTTAAACTTGGCGTAGCAGTCAATACTCTTCCGGTGCTCATCGGTGGACGGCCCGTTCGCGCGCTCGGGCGCTCGCCGCTCCGGCGCGCGCTCGAAACGACGAGTGCGAACAATAATAAAGTGCTCGTCATCGTCCAACTTCAGGGTGGCAATGATGGACTGAATTGTCTCGTGCCATATACCGATTCGCTCTATAAGCAACTTCGGCCCACGCTCGGACTCGATAAGACTGCCGACAATCTGCTCGTGCTCCCGGACCATAATACGCTCGCATTTCATGGCGCGATGACCGGCCTGAGTACGCTCTATGCTGAAAGCAAAGTTGCCATTTTGCAGAACGTCGGGTACGCGACACCGAGCCTCTCGCATTTTCGTGGGACCGATATTTGGAACACGGCGACCGATCCCTCAATCTATGCTTCCACTGGCTGGATTGGACGCTATTTGCTCTCTCAAAATCCCGGTTATCCGCCACAGACGATTCCGTCGGGAAGTTGGCCACTCGCGGTCGAATTTGGTAACGCGCTGAGCAATCTCTTTCTTGCACAGACCGGCGGCATGGGTGTCGCGATCAACCAGATGCCGACAGCGTCGAATCCGAGCACCCACCATTACGATGCGATCCCGCCGAACCCGACGACGCAATACAATGAGCTTGCGTATGTTCGCATCATCCAGGAAGAGACGGAGATTTACGCACAAACGATCGGCGGACGGAGCGTCTCATCTAACAACGTGACCTATCCTACAGGCAACGCCCTTGCGACGGATTTCGCGGGCATCGCACAAATGATCAAGAGCCAGATCGATTTGGGACAGGTCCAGACAAAGATCTACCTTGTCACGCAAGGCAGTTACGATACGCACTCAAATGAATTGACAGGACAGGCCAAACTCCTTGGCGCACTGAGCGATGCGCTCCTGGCATTCCAGCAAGATCTTGAGGCATTCGGTATCGCCGATCAGGTTGCCATCATGACATATTCCGAATTCGGCCGGCGTCCCAAAGAGAATGGTTCCGGCACCGATCACGGTACCGCCGCGCCGCATTTTGTGATTTCAACACAAGTCATTCCGGGTGTGCACGGCAGCGATCCGAAGCTTGACACGAACTCGCTCATCGCTGGTAATCTGGCCTACGATCCGCAGCATGAGTTTCGAAATGTTTACACCACCATGCTGAATGAATGGCTCATGGAAGGTGGTTCGCAAACGCAAATTGATTCGGACATCCGGTCTATTCTGACTGCCGACACCAACGGCACATACTCGACGAATTCGAATTGGACTTCGCTTGGGATATTCAAAGCGCAGCCGCAGCAAGCTGTCGCGGCGGACCCGAACGCGATGGGTCTGACGCTGATGGAGAATTATCCCAATCCCGCTTCAGGCCTCACGACAATAGAATATGCGCTGCCCGCATCAGGGCCTGTTGAGTTAGGAATTTTCAGCACCAGCGGTGCGGAGCTCGAGCGCATCATCGATCAGCGGCAAGAAGCCGGTCTGCAACGAGTGTCGTTCAATACGAGCCGGCTCGCAAGCGGGGCGTATATCTACCGGCTCAAGACCGCTACAGGTGAAATCGCACAACGAATGATCGTCGAGCATTAA